One Acutalibacter muris DNA window includes the following coding sequences:
- a CDS encoding methyltransferase domain-containing protein → MSNYSFPVRIRRWGKYLINTIDERLHGLDFSMVYVGDIQRSQAEIHGYSMTDAQDMKRILQAIPVKASESAFLDIGCGKGMCMKCAAELGYRKVAGLDLDEHLLEIARRNMRKLQLEVDCIAADAVEFDRYQDYDVFYFYNPFGAATFQQVINRLVESQDQRNRNIWAAYYHPVFGQLFEEAGFQLKKELRDATRDTVTKIYCYPLDVFNPTT, encoded by the coding sequence TTGAGCAATTACTCATTTCCTGTCCGTATTAGGCGGTGGGGGAAATATCTCATAAACACGATAGACGAAAGGCTCCATGGACTGGATTTCAGCATGGTATATGTGGGCGATATCCAACGAAGCCAGGCTGAGATTCACGGCTACAGTATGACGGACGCACAGGACATGAAACGAATCCTGCAAGCGATTCCGGTAAAGGCAAGTGAATCTGCCTTTTTGGATATCGGCTGCGGGAAGGGGATGTGCATGAAATGTGCGGCGGAACTGGGGTATCGGAAAGTTGCCGGACTGGATTTAGATGAACATTTGCTGGAGATCGCCCGGAGGAATATGCGCAAGCTCCAGTTGGAGGTGGACTGCATAGCCGCCGATGCGGTAGAATTTGACCGGTATCAGGATTACGATGTGTTCTATTTTTACAATCCATTTGGAGCTGCAACTTTCCAGCAGGTTATCAATCGATTGGTAGAAAGCCAGGATCAGCGTAACCGAAATATTTGGGCGGCATACTATCACCCGGTCTTTGGACAGCTTTTTGAGGAGGCAGGTTTTCAGCTTAAAAAGGAACTGCGTGACGCCACACGGGATACGGTCACTAAAATATATTGTTATCCTTTGGATGTTTTCAACCCGACAACCTGA
- a CDS encoding RibD family protein, with protein MEKPFVVCHMLTSLDGKIDGAYMSAPECGPALAKYSEIRGFYGCDATLYGTTTMLGGYSAGRAPDELPDSPAYPMEDYAAPSEVQNYIVSVDPAGVLGWESGYIEKKGRPRAHVIEVLTERVDPRYLAYLRQFDISYIFAGEDTLDCALLLHKLKTLFGIEKLMVAGGGLMNWSFAQAGLLDEVSIVMAPVADGSTSAVSIFEKADFLPERKPLAFALKEVERVNGGGLWLRYITKQDKIGGQF; from the coding sequence ATGGAAAAACCTTTTGTGGTCTGTCATATGCTTACATCTTTGGACGGTAAAATCGACGGAGCCTATATGTCGGCCCCAGAGTGCGGCCCGGCTTTGGCGAAGTATAGCGAGATCCGCGGCTTTTACGGCTGTGATGCCACCCTTTATGGGACAACCACCATGCTGGGCGGCTACTCGGCGGGCCGTGCGCCAGACGAACTCCCGGACAGCCCCGCCTATCCCATGGAGGACTATGCGGCCCCATCGGAGGTGCAGAACTATATTGTGTCCGTTGACCCGGCGGGCGTGCTGGGCTGGGAGTCCGGCTATATCGAAAAGAAAGGCCGTCCCCGTGCCCATGTGATAGAGGTGCTGACAGAGCGGGTTGACCCCCGGTATCTGGCGTACCTTCGGCAGTTTGACATCAGCTATATCTTTGCGGGAGAAGATACCCTGGACTGCGCCCTGCTCCTGCACAAGCTAAAAACCCTGTTCGGCATTGAAAAGCTGATGGTGGCAGGCGGCGGGCTGATGAACTGGTCCTTCGCCCAGGCTGGCCTGCTGGACGAGGTGAGCATCGTCATGGCCCCGGTGGCCGACGGCAGCACCAGCGCCGTGTCTATCTTTGAAAAGGCAGATTTCCTGCCGGAGAGAAAGCCCCTTGCCTTCGCTCTGAAAGAGGTGGAGAGGGTAAACGGCGGTGGGCTGTGGCTGCGGTATATAACGAAACAGGACAAAATAGGAGGTCAATTTTGA